In one window of Mycobacteriales bacterium DNA:
- a CDS encoding PIG-L family deacetylase — protein MPYTLAAFHAHPDDEALLTGGTLARAAAEGHRVVLVVATDGAAGLAAAAFTGDGRLADRRAAELDAAARALGVARVVRLGYDDSGMDGTAGRDGCAFARADVDGAARRLAAVLQEERVDVLTVYDAAGGYGHPDHVQVHRVGVRAAELAGTPVVLEATVPRRGLLRLLRLLHAVRLSPPDWSPERYAHAYTDAADITHRIDVRQHIGAKRAAMAAHVSQATADAGDRSLAIFLRLPAWLFRLAFGREWFVERGRPRGARPGDVFATLRGGQRDRSG, from the coding sequence GTGCCCTATACCCTCGCCGCCTTCCACGCGCACCCCGACGACGAGGCGCTGCTCACCGGCGGCACGCTCGCCCGCGCGGCGGCCGAGGGGCACCGGGTCGTGCTGGTCGTGGCGACCGACGGGGCCGCGGGCCTGGCCGCAGCGGCCTTCACCGGCGACGGCCGGCTGGCGGACCGGCGCGCGGCCGAGCTCGACGCCGCGGCCCGCGCGCTCGGCGTCGCGCGCGTGGTGCGGCTCGGCTACGACGACTCGGGCATGGACGGCACCGCCGGCCGCGACGGGTGCGCGTTCGCCCGGGCCGACGTCGACGGCGCCGCGCGCCGGCTGGCCGCGGTGCTGCAGGAGGAGCGCGTCGACGTGCTGACGGTCTACGACGCCGCCGGGGGCTACGGGCACCCCGACCACGTCCAGGTGCACCGGGTCGGGGTGCGGGCGGCCGAGCTCGCCGGCACGCCCGTCGTGCTCGAGGCCACCGTCCCCCGGCGCGGGCTGCTGCGGCTGCTGCGCCTGCTGCACGCCGTGCGGCTCTCGCCACCGGACTGGTCGCCCGAGCGCTACGCGCACGCCTACACGGACGCCGCCGACATCACCCATCGGATCGACGTGCGGCAGCACATCGGCGCCAAGCGCGCCGCGATGGCAGCGCACGTGAGCCAGGCGACGGCCGATGCCGGCGACCGGTCGCTGGCGATCTTCCTGCGGCTGCCGGCGTGGCTGTTCCGGCTGGCCTTCGGCCGGGAGTGGTTCGTCGAGCGTGGCCGGCCGCGGGGGGCGCGTCCGGGCGACGTCTTCGCCACCCTGCGGGGCGGGCAGCGCGACCGTAGCGGCTGA
- a CDS encoding glycosyltransferase family 4 protein — protein MRIAHVTDCYLPRRGGIELQVQGLAKRQQAAGHDVTIVTSVAAPPGYDEGGELPVERPAAIGHDEAIRYGFAWRGRTAVLAGDYDVVHVHASTFSPLAFFTAQATARAGVPTAMTIHSLWRRYTPLYAAAERLTAWGDWPVAFSAVSQAAADPLRRILRGRAEVTVLPNGVDPARWRLRPVSRTADEVRVVAVMRLAPRKRPRQLLEILRDVRRRVPARVRLYAEVIGEGPERRVLERAMRRHGMTDWVALPGWRSAEEIGDSFARADVFIAPATLESFGIAALEARAAGLPVVARRDTGIADFVRHRRDGLLGGSDRELADAVVELAVDRVLRERIAQHNRTVMPPVTWRDALLGASALYQQAAALVGTQLQHPTLRAADAASGP, from the coding sequence ATGAGGATCGCGCACGTCACCGACTGCTACCTCCCCCGGCGCGGCGGCATCGAGCTACAGGTGCAGGGGCTGGCCAAGCGGCAGCAGGCCGCCGGTCACGACGTGACGATCGTGACGTCGGTCGCTGCCCCGCCCGGCTACGACGAAGGCGGCGAGCTGCCCGTCGAGCGGCCGGCGGCAATCGGGCACGACGAGGCGATCCGCTACGGGTTCGCATGGCGCGGGCGTACGGCGGTGCTGGCGGGTGACTACGACGTGGTGCACGTGCACGCGTCGACGTTCTCGCCGCTGGCGTTCTTCACCGCGCAGGCAACGGCCCGGGCGGGCGTGCCGACGGCGATGACGATCCACTCGCTGTGGCGTCGCTACACGCCGCTCTACGCGGCCGCCGAGCGGCTGACCGCATGGGGCGACTGGCCGGTCGCCTTCTCGGCGGTGAGCCAGGCCGCGGCAGATCCGCTGCGGCGAATTCTGCGCGGGCGGGCGGAGGTCACGGTGCTGCCGAACGGCGTGGACCCCGCCCGGTGGCGGCTGCGCCCGGTCTCCCGCACCGCCGACGAGGTCCGGGTGGTGGCCGTCATGAGGCTGGCCCCGCGCAAGCGGCCGCGCCAGCTGCTGGAGATCCTGAGGGACGTACGCCGGCGGGTCCCGGCGCGCGTGCGCCTGTACGCGGAGGTCATCGGCGAGGGCCCGGAGCGCCGGGTGCTCGAGCGCGCCATGCGCCGGCACGGCATGACGGACTGGGTGGCACTGCCCGGGTGGCGCAGTGCCGAGGAGATCGGCGACAGCTTCGCCCGGGCCGACGTCTTCATCGCACCCGCGACGCTGGAGTCCTTCGGGATCGCGGCGCTGGAAGCGCGCGCGGCGGGCCTGCCGGTCGTCGCCCGGCGCGACACCGGCATCGCCGACTTCGTGCGGCACCGGCGCGACGGGCTGCTCGGCGGGTCGGACCGGGAGCTGGCCGACGCGGTGGTGGAGCTGGCCGTCGACCGGGTGCTGCGCGAGCGGATCGCGCAGCACAACCGCACGGTGATGCCCCCGGTGACCTGGCGCGACGCGCTGCTCGGCGCCTCCGCGCTCTACCAGCAAGCCGCCGCGCTCGTCGGCACGCAGCTGCAGCACCCCACGCTGCGCGCGGCCGACGCCGCCTCCGGCCCGTGA
- a CDS encoding DMT family transporter, whose amino-acid sequence MTEAVVVASALGSAMAAASSSVLQHRSARKAPAVHARAGRLLGHLATRPDWLLGLVFAAVGLGLHTYALAGGRLAIVQPLLVCGVLFALPASVALEGRRPSATQWLWGVALLAGLLVFLLTARPSPGRVSIDADVLAVTTAVGVVVAGAVALIGLRWPHGHQAALLATAAGIGYGLVAALLKQNAALAANGPAAVLGDWPLYVLLAVGAVTLSLTQHAYRAGPLSGSLPALTVSDPAASVAIGALAFHEHLAHSPGAVLLEALAFAVMGLATARLALAD is encoded by the coding sequence GTGACCGAGGCCGTCGTCGTCGCCAGCGCTCTGGGTTCTGCAATGGCGGCGGCATCGTCCAGCGTGCTGCAACACCGCAGCGCGCGGAAGGCTCCGGCCGTCCACGCCCGCGCCGGCCGCCTGCTCGGACACCTGGCCACCCGGCCGGACTGGCTGCTCGGCCTGGTCTTCGCCGCCGTCGGGCTGGGCCTGCACACCTACGCCCTGGCAGGTGGGCGCCTCGCGATCGTGCAGCCGCTGCTCGTCTGCGGCGTGCTCTTCGCCCTGCCGGCGAGCGTCGCCCTGGAGGGCCGCCGCCCCTCGGCGACGCAGTGGCTCTGGGGCGTGGCGCTGCTGGCCGGGCTCCTGGTGTTCCTGCTCACCGCGCGGCCGAGCCCGGGCCGGGTCTCGATCGACGCCGACGTGCTGGCGGTCACCACCGCGGTGGGCGTGGTGGTCGCCGGAGCGGTGGCCCTCATCGGGTTGCGCTGGCCGCACGGGCACCAGGCCGCGCTGCTCGCAACCGCCGCCGGGATCGGCTACGGGCTGGTCGCCGCGCTCCTCAAGCAGAACGCCGCGCTCGCGGCCAACGGTCCCGCCGCCGTGCTGGGCGACTGGCCGCTCTACGTCCTGCTCGCCGTCGGTGCCGTGACGCTGTCGCTCACCCAGCACGCCTACCGCGCCGGGCCGTTGAGCGGCTCGCTCCCGGCGCTGACCGTGAGCGATCCCGCGGCCTCGGTGGCGATCGGCGCGCTCGCCTTCCACGAGCACCTCGCCCACTCCCCCGGCGCGGTCCTGCTCGAGGCGCTGGCGTTCGCCGTCATGGGGCTGGCCACCGCCCGGCTCGCCCTCGCCGACTGA
- a CDS encoding Clp protease N-terminal domain-containing protein, with protein sequence MTQHPVRLGDLIDEVLAKSPEGDALQHLADAVDSSQRLGELADHLIGHFVDQARRSGASWTDIGAHMGVTKQAAQKRFAPRESEDLDFPAGGRLSRFTPRARNSVQVAKAEAQRLNHDRVTNAHLLLGLLGEPEGLAAKALVALGAPAERLREATLAALPPGRTAPKHLRFGRGAKKTLELSLREALRLNHNYIGTEHILLGLLRNDDDVTSDLLQGFGITRDGAHDWLVQELATIAAAKRG encoded by the coding sequence ATGACGCAGCACCCCGTCCGGCTGGGCGACCTCATCGACGAGGTCCTGGCCAAGAGCCCCGAGGGCGACGCCCTCCAGCACCTGGCCGACGCCGTCGACAGCTCGCAGCGGCTCGGCGAGCTCGCCGACCACCTCATCGGTCACTTCGTCGACCAGGCCCGCCGATCCGGTGCGTCGTGGACCGACATCGGCGCGCACATGGGCGTGACCAAGCAGGCCGCGCAGAAGCGCTTCGCGCCGCGGGAGTCCGAGGATCTGGACTTCCCGGCGGGTGGGCGGCTGAGCAGGTTCACCCCGCGGGCGCGCAACAGCGTGCAGGTGGCGAAGGCCGAGGCGCAGCGGCTCAACCACGACCGGGTGACGAACGCCCACCTGCTGCTCGGGCTGCTCGGTGAACCGGAGGGGCTGGCCGCGAAGGCGCTGGTGGCGCTGGGCGCGCCGGCCGAACGCCTCCGCGAGGCGACGCTCGCCGCCCTGCCACCGGGCCGGACGGCACCGAAGCACTTGCGGTTCGGCCGCGGCGCGAAGAAGACGTTGGAGCTCTCGCTTCGCGAGGCGCTGCGGCTCAACCACAACTACATCGGCACCGAGCACATCCTGCTCGGACTGCTGCGCAACGACGACGACGTCACCAGCGACCTGCTGCAGGGCTTCGGCATCACGCGCGACGGCGCGCACGACTGGCTCGTGCAGGAGCTGGCGACGATCGCCGCGGCGAAGCGGGGCTAG
- a CDS encoding carboxymuconolactone decarboxylase family protein, translating into MPRLRQVGRAEAGPLATRLYDRLFGPDRDPVAEPGTATGTPGDWWTVFALVPDVLKHAVQGFGLYRSPDRRLDPQLRELGMTRAGWAVGSQFVFSQHCKSARGVGIPEEKVRAIPHWGVADCFTPLERAVLAYTDGLVYDRGRVADEVVEALQQHLSDEEVLELTYTTSLYLMHAVMSRALRVEFDDRDDPIVEVEAPTGFDPMSMFEE; encoded by the coding sequence ATGCCCCGCCTGCGCCAGGTCGGCCGGGCCGAGGCGGGCCCGCTGGCCACCCGGCTCTACGACCGGCTCTTCGGTCCCGACCGCGACCCGGTCGCCGAGCCCGGCACCGCGACCGGCACGCCCGGCGACTGGTGGACGGTCTTCGCGCTGGTGCCCGACGTCCTCAAGCACGCCGTGCAGGGCTTCGGTCTCTACCGCAGCCCCGACCGCCGGCTCGACCCCCAGCTGCGTGAGCTCGGCATGACCCGCGCCGGTTGGGCGGTGGGCAGCCAGTTCGTGTTCTCGCAGCACTGCAAGTCGGCCCGCGGCGTCGGCATCCCGGAGGAGAAGGTGCGGGCGATCCCGCACTGGGGGGTCGCCGACTGCTTCACGCCGCTCGAGCGCGCGGTGCTCGCCTACACCGACGGGCTCGTCTACGACCGCGGCCGGGTGGCCGACGAGGTCGTCGAGGCGCTGCAGCAGCACCTGTCGGACGAGGAGGTGCTCGAGTTGACCTACACGACGTCGCTCTACCTCATGCACGCCGTGATGTCGCGCGCTCTGCGGGTCGAGTTCGACGACCGCGACGACCCGATCGTCGAGGTCGAGGCGCCGACCGGCTTCGACCCGATGTCGATGTTCGAGGAGTGA
- a CDS encoding FAD:protein FMN transferase, producing the protein MTSTGQAAGDSYRRVLPVMGTVTSFDVRRIRIDPDDAARAVEAACDWLRWVDATFSTYQPESQLSRLRRGELRLRDCDPQVAVVLDLCAQAAAETDGFFTALIGGAVDPTGIVKGWAAQEASVLLRRAGLSDHVVNAGGDVACAGEPGPGEPWRVGVADPYDRNRVLVVVPARDEGVATSGVAERGEHVIDPRTGAPATRLLSATVVGPDLTRADAYATAVIAGGDPQPSWFGRLDGYTLLTVDRAGVVRRSDGFPG; encoded by the coding sequence GTGACCAGCACCGGACAGGCCGCCGGCGACAGCTACCGCCGCGTCCTGCCGGTGATGGGGACGGTCACCTCTTTCGACGTACGCCGCATCCGCATCGATCCCGACGACGCGGCGCGCGCGGTCGAGGCGGCCTGCGACTGGCTGCGATGGGTCGACGCGACGTTCTCCACGTACCAGCCCGAGTCGCAGCTCAGCCGGCTGCGCCGCGGCGAGCTGCGGCTGCGTGACTGCGACCCGCAGGTCGCCGTCGTGCTGGACCTGTGCGCCCAGGCGGCGGCGGAGACCGACGGGTTCTTCACCGCACTGATCGGCGGCGCGGTCGACCCGACCGGCATCGTCAAGGGCTGGGCCGCGCAGGAGGCGAGCGTCCTGCTGCGCCGAGCCGGCCTGTCCGACCACGTCGTCAACGCCGGCGGCGACGTCGCCTGCGCCGGCGAGCCCGGCCCCGGTGAGCCGTGGCGGGTCGGTGTCGCGGACCCGTACGACCGCAACCGCGTGCTGGTCGTCGTGCCGGCGCGCGACGAAGGTGTCGCGACCTCGGGAGTCGCCGAGCGCGGGGAGCACGTGATCGACCCGCGTACCGGCGCCCCGGCGACCCGGCTGCTCAGTGCCACCGTCGTCGGTCCCGACCTGACCCGGGCCGACGCCTACGCCACCGCGGTCATCGCGGGCGGCGACCCGCAGCCTTCGTGGTTCGGCCGGCTCGACGGCTACACGCTGCTCACGGTCGACCGGGCCGGCGTCGTACGCCGCAGCGACGGCTTCCCGGGGTGA
- a CDS encoding FMN-binding protein — translation MRRAALAIVSTIAGLVLLLGFKTHGSPAIGGGTAALAPTAGGKTASGSGGSGTPAGATSGSTKAGAAPAASGPRTVAGRTYDTQYGPVQVQVTESNGRITDVAALQLPQGSGRDIDIDNYAVPQLRAEALQAQSAQIDAVSGATYTSEGYVRSLQSALDRLKA, via the coding sequence GTGCGTCGCGCCGCACTCGCCATCGTCTCCACCATCGCCGGCCTCGTGCTGCTGCTCGGCTTCAAGACGCACGGCAGCCCCGCCATCGGCGGCGGCACCGCCGCCCTCGCCCCGACCGCCGGGGGCAAGACGGCGTCCGGCAGTGGAGGTTCCGGCACCCCCGCGGGCGCGACGAGCGGCAGCACGAAGGCCGGCGCCGCGCCGGCGGCGTCCGGGCCACGGACCGTCGCAGGCCGGACCTACGACACGCAGTACGGCCCGGTGCAGGTGCAGGTCACCGAGTCGAACGGCCGGATCACCGACGTCGCGGCGCTGCAGCTGCCGCAGGGCAGCGGCCGTGACATCGACATCGACAACTACGCCGTGCCGCAGCTGCGCGCCGAGGCGCTGCAGGCGCAGTCCGCGCAGATCGACGCGGTGTCCGGCGCGACCTACACCTCCGAGGGCTACGTCAGGTCGTTGCAGTCGGCGCTCGACAGACTGAAGGCGTGA
- a CDS encoding ferredoxin reductase family protein: MTALADTPATTRGPLLAARPGRGRLVAPLTALAVAAGAAAVVGWWWVNTPTVHGLGDWLTNAGRITGLLAGYLLAWLLILMARTPLLEHHVGADVLARWHARAGRYTVGLVVAHGLLVTWGYAVLAHTGVVRQASTLLLSYPDVLMATVGGLLLVGVGVVSARAARARMRYETWYYLHLYTYLAIALSFAHVFATGQEFASHPFARVLWSALYLFAAGAVVWHRIATPAYRTWRHRMRVGRVVAEGPGVVSIVLRGRHVDELGVQPGQFVRLRFLSRDLWWAAHPFSLSAAPHGDLLRVTVKHLGDHTGHMPALRHGTRVLVEGPYGALTAQRRTRRKVLLLAGGIGITPLRALFQSLPAAPGDLTLVYRAERPDDLVLRREIETLAERREQAAHFLPGRVGGDRDVLVGDRLRRLLPDLRAHDVYVCGPPGFVNAATAALRRLGVSRRHIHSENFAF; encoded by the coding sequence ATGACCGCTCTCGCCGACACTCCGGCCACGACGCGTGGGCCGCTGCTCGCCGCGCGGCCGGGACGCGGGCGGCTGGTCGCTCCGCTGACGGCGCTCGCCGTCGCAGCCGGCGCCGCCGCGGTGGTCGGCTGGTGGTGGGTGAACACCCCCACCGTCCACGGCCTCGGCGACTGGCTGACCAACGCGGGGCGCATCACCGGCCTGCTCGCCGGCTACCTGCTGGCCTGGCTGCTGATCCTGATGGCGCGTACGCCGCTGCTCGAGCACCACGTCGGCGCCGACGTCCTCGCCCGCTGGCACGCCCGTGCCGGCCGCTACACGGTCGGCCTCGTCGTGGCACACGGGCTGCTCGTCACCTGGGGCTACGCCGTGCTGGCCCACACCGGCGTCGTACGCCAGGCGTCGACGTTGCTGCTCAGCTATCCCGACGTGCTGATGGCGACGGTCGGCGGGCTGCTGCTGGTCGGGGTCGGCGTCGTGTCGGCCCGCGCGGCGCGGGCCCGGATGCGCTACGAGACGTGGTACTACCTGCACCTCTACACCTATCTCGCGATCGCCCTGTCGTTCGCGCACGTCTTCGCGACCGGGCAGGAGTTCGCCAGCCACCCGTTCGCGCGGGTGCTGTGGTCGGCGCTCTACCTGTTCGCCGCGGGCGCCGTCGTCTGGCACCGCATCGCCACCCCGGCCTACCGCACGTGGCGGCACCGGATGCGGGTCGGCCGCGTCGTCGCCGAGGGGCCGGGTGTCGTGTCGATCGTCCTGCGCGGCCGGCACGTCGACGAGCTCGGGGTGCAGCCCGGCCAGTTCGTCCGGCTGCGCTTCCTGAGCCGCGACCTCTGGTGGGCGGCCCACCCGTTCTCCCTGTCCGCCGCACCCCACGGCGACCTGCTGCGCGTCACCGTCAAGCACCTCGGCGACCACACGGGTCACATGCCGGCGCTGCGGCACGGCACCCGCGTGCTGGTCGAAGGGCCCTACGGGGCGCTGACCGCGCAGCGGCGCACGCGGCGCAAGGTCCTGCTGCTCGCCGGCGGCATCGGCATCACCCCGCTGCGGGCGCTGTTCCAGTCGCTGCCGGCGGCACCCGGTGACCTGACGCTGGTCTACCGCGCCGAGCGTCCGGACGACCTTGTGCTGCGGCGCGAGATCGAGACCCTGGCCGAGCGCCGGGAGCAGGCAGCACACTTCCTGCCCGGTCGTGTCGGCGGTGACCGCGACGTGCTGGTCGGCGACCGGCTGCGCCGGCTGCTGCCGGACCTGCGCGCGCACGACGTCTACGTGTGCGGCCCGCCCGGATTCGTCAACGCCGCTACTGCCGCACTGCGCCGGCTCGGCGTCAGCCGGCGGCACATCCACAGCGAGAACTTCGCGTTCTGA
- a CDS encoding response regulator transcription factor, with amino-acid sequence MRRPDGSPIRVLVVDDEPSLAEVLGSVLRYEGWDVQVAGSGQEAVRTAREFKPDAVILDVMLPDFDGLEVLRRIRADQPHACVLFLTARDAVEDRIAGITAGGDDYVTKPFSLEEVIARLRGLLRRAGLARAKASSNLLRFADLEMDEDAHEVRRGGDLVELTTTEFELLRFLLRNPRRVLSKAQILDRVWNYDFGGQAHVVELYISYLRKKIDAGREPLIHTVRGAGYVLKAVGG; translated from the coding sequence CTGCGCCGCCCCGACGGCTCGCCGATCCGGGTGCTCGTCGTCGACGACGAGCCGAGCCTCGCGGAGGTCCTCGGCAGCGTGCTGCGCTACGAGGGTTGGGATGTCCAGGTGGCCGGGTCAGGGCAGGAGGCCGTGCGGACCGCGCGGGAGTTCAAGCCCGACGCGGTGATCCTCGACGTGATGCTGCCGGACTTCGACGGCCTGGAGGTGCTGCGCCGCATCCGCGCGGATCAGCCGCACGCCTGCGTGCTCTTCCTCACCGCGCGCGACGCGGTCGAGGACCGCATCGCCGGCATCACTGCGGGCGGCGACGACTACGTCACGAAGCCGTTCAGCCTCGAGGAGGTCATCGCCCGGCTGCGCGGCCTGCTGCGCCGGGCCGGGCTGGCCCGGGCCAAGGCGTCGAGCAACCTGCTGAGGTTCGCCGACCTCGAGATGGACGAGGACGCACACGAGGTACGCCGCGGTGGTGACCTGGTAGAGCTGACCACGACCGAGTTCGAGCTGCTGCGCTTCCTCCTGCGCAACCCGCGCCGGGTGCTGTCCAAGGCGCAGATCCTCGACCGGGTCTGGAACTACGACTTCGGCGGGCAGGCGCACGTGGTCGAGCTCTACATCTCCTACCTGCGCAAGAAGATCGACGCAGGCCGCGAACCGCTGATCCACACCGTCCGCGGTGCCGGCTACGTGTTGAAGGCAGTAGGCGGGTGA
- a CDS encoding HAMP domain-containing sensor histidine kinase: MTLRLRRWWTARTLRWRLIAGLLVLLLATCAAIGIATTLALHSFLIQRLDQQLADAGPRLAFSLEHDNSGGRGGAPTDFDDSLLRGQQLGTFAARLSGGRVTNAAVARESDHQVQLVQVPLGGDEAARLRALPTDGRATSAQLGVLGDYRLTAVHGADGDVLVTGLPLDSVDSTMHRLEGIEVVVFLCALALAGLVGAASVRLSLRPLRRVTHTALDVARTPLASGEVSLPARVPDSDADPATEVGQVGAAVNQMLGHVERSLAERHATEERLRQFIADASHELRTPLAAIRSHAELAGRDEETLPDGVRHALRRVEAEASRMGVLVDDLLLLARLDAGRPLAREAVDLTRVVIDATSDAQAASRGHRWMLELPEEPIVVTGDGHRLHQVLANLLANARTHTPAGTTVTVALHMDVANDLALLQVCDDGPGIPQELQDRVFERFARADAARTRTAGSTGLGLAIVAAVVEAHGGTVRVSSRPGRTCFEVSLPLAPAMQPAR; encoded by the coding sequence GTGACCTTGCGGTTGCGCCGGTGGTGGACGGCGCGGACGTTGCGCTGGCGGCTGATCGCCGGGCTGCTCGTGCTGCTGCTGGCGACCTGCGCGGCGATCGGCATCGCGACGACGCTCGCGCTGCACAGCTTCCTGATCCAGCGGCTCGACCAGCAGCTGGCCGACGCCGGGCCACGGCTGGCGTTCAGCCTCGAGCACGACAACAGCGGCGGCCGTGGCGGCGCGCCCACCGACTTCGACGACAGCCTGCTGCGCGGACAGCAGCTCGGCACCTTCGCCGCCCGGCTCAGCGGCGGTCGGGTGACCAACGCAGCGGTGGCCCGCGAGTCCGACCACCAGGTGCAGCTCGTGCAGGTGCCCCTCGGCGGCGACGAAGCCGCGCGCCTGCGCGCGCTGCCCACCGACGGCCGGGCGACCTCCGCGCAGCTGGGCGTGCTCGGCGACTACCGGCTCACCGCGGTGCACGGCGCGGACGGCGACGTGCTCGTGACCGGGCTGCCGCTCGACAGCGTCGACAGCACCATGCACCGCCTGGAAGGCATCGAGGTCGTCGTCTTCCTGTGCGCGCTGGCACTGGCGGGTCTGGTGGGCGCGGCGTCGGTCCGGCTGTCGCTGCGACCGCTGCGCCGGGTGACGCACACGGCGCTCGACGTGGCGCGCACGCCGCTCGCCAGCGGCGAGGTCTCGCTGCCCGCGCGGGTCCCCGACAGCGATGCCGATCCGGCGACCGAGGTCGGCCAGGTCGGCGCCGCGGTCAACCAGATGCTCGGCCACGTCGAACGTTCGCTGGCCGAGCGGCACGCGACCGAGGAGCGGCTGCGCCAGTTCATCGCCGACGCGAGCCACGAGCTGCGCACCCCGCTGGCCGCGATCCGCAGCCACGCGGAGCTGGCCGGCCGCGACGAGGAGACCCTGCCCGACGGCGTACGCCATGCGCTGCGCCGGGTCGAGGCGGAGGCGTCGCGCATGGGGGTGCTCGTCGACGACCTGCTGCTCCTGGCCCGTCTCGACGCGGGCCGCCCGCTGGCCAGGGAGGCCGTCGACCTGACCCGCGTGGTGATCGACGCCACGAGCGACGCGCAGGCGGCCAGCCGCGGCCACCGGTGGATGCTCGAGCTGCCCGAGGAGCCGATCGTCGTCACCGGCGACGGGCACCGCCTGCACCAGGTGCTCGCGAACCTGCTGGCCAACGCCCGCACGCACACCCCGGCCGGTACGACGGTGACGGTGGCGCTGCACATGGATGTCGCGAACGACCTTGCGCTGCTGCAGGTCTGCGACGACGGCCCGGGGATACCGCAGGAATTGCAGGACCGGGTCTTCGAACGCTTCGCGCGGGCCGACGCGGCGCGCACCCGCACCGCCGGCAGCACCGGGCTGGGGCTGGCGATCGTCGCCGCGGTCGTCGAGGCGCACGGCGGGACCGTGCGCGTCAGCAGCCGGCCCGGTCGCACCTGCTTCGAGGTGTCGCTGCCACTGGCTCCGGCGATGCAACCGGCGCGCTAG
- the rocD gene encoding ornithine--oxo-acid transaminase, whose protein sequence is MPDAADHLALVDAHVAHNYAPLPVVAARGSGAWVTDVAGDRYLDCLAAYSALNFGHSHPELLATARDQLERLTLISRAFHHDELGPFAAELAALVGKEMVLPMNTGAEAVETGIKVARKWGYEVKGVAPDRAKIVVMAGNFHGRTTTIVGFSDDPEARDGFGPFTPGFVTVPYGDADAVARAVDGDTVAVLLEPIQGEAGVIVPPPEFLPAVRRICSAQDVLLVADEVQSGLGRTGATLACEHSHVEADLYLLGKALGGGIVPASAVVGDADVLGVLRPGQHGSTFGGNPLACAIGRTVVRMLATGTYQQRARDLGARLHARLGELVGSGVTAVRGVGLWAGIDIDPRVGTGRQICARLLQHRVLAKDTHGQTIRLAPPLVIEQSDLDWALDQLAAVLAES, encoded by the coding sequence ATGCCCGACGCCGCCGACCACCTGGCGCTCGTCGACGCCCACGTCGCACACAACTACGCGCCGCTGCCGGTCGTCGCCGCCCGCGGTTCCGGCGCCTGGGTCACCGACGTCGCCGGCGACCGCTATCTCGACTGCCTGGCCGCCTACTCGGCGTTGAACTTCGGTCACTCGCACCCCGAGCTCCTCGCGACCGCCCGCGACCAGCTGGAGCGGCTGACGCTGATCAGCCGGGCGTTCCACCACGACGAGCTGGGCCCGTTCGCCGCCGAGCTCGCGGCGCTCGTGGGCAAGGAGATGGTCCTGCCGATGAACACCGGTGCCGAGGCCGTCGAGACCGGCATCAAGGTCGCCCGCAAGTGGGGCTACGAGGTCAAGGGCGTGGCGCCTGACCGCGCGAAGATCGTCGTGATGGCGGGCAACTTCCACGGGCGTACGACGACCATCGTCGGGTTCTCCGACGACCCCGAGGCCCGCGACGGCTTCGGCCCGTTCACCCCGGGGTTCGTCACCGTGCCCTACGGGGACGCTGACGCGGTCGCCCGGGCCGTCGACGGCGACACCGTCGCCGTGCTGCTCGAGCCGATCCAGGGCGAGGCGGGCGTCATCGTGCCGCCGCCGGAGTTCCTGCCCGCGGTCCGGCGCATCTGCTCCGCGCAGGACGTGCTGCTCGTCGCCGACGAGGTCCAGAGCGGGCTCGGCCGCACCGGCGCGACGCTCGCCTGCGAGCACAGCCACGTCGAGGCGGATCTCTACCTGCTCGGCAAGGCGCTCGGTGGCGGCATCGTCCCGGCCTCGGCCGTGGTCGGCGATGCCGACGTGCTCGGCGTGCTGCGCCCCGGCCAGCACGGCTCGACGTTCGGCGGCAACCCGCTGGCCTGCGCGATCGGGCGCACCGTCGTACGCATGCTTGCCACTGGCACCTACCAGCAGCGTGCCCGCGACCTCGGCGCCCGCCTGCACGCACGGCTGGGCGAGCTCGTCGGGTCCGGCGTCACGGCGGTCCGCGGCGTCGGCCTGTGGGCCGGCATCGACATCGATCCGCGGGTCGGCACCGGCCGGCAGATCTGCGCGCGGCTGCTGCAGCACCGCGTGCTCGCGAAGGACACCCACGGGCAGACGATCCGGCTGGCTCCGCCGCTGGTCATCGAGCAGAGCGATCTCGACTGGGCACTCGACCAGCTCGCCGCCGTCCTCGCCGAGTCCTGA